The following nucleotide sequence is from Diorhabda sublineata isolate icDioSubl1.1 chromosome 11, icDioSubl1.1, whole genome shotgun sequence.
taaattaataaaacgaaatttgagtcatatctatttattttttttcttattttctttttaaaaacaatattaaaataattgataaagttCACAAACAGgatttacatattttattgtctcattttaacaaatatatatttattgctTTAGACCTTTATGCTAATGGGcatcattcaattttttatatggaaagtaaattcgaaatttttcaattccactGTTATACAGGGTCAGCAAAAATACACTGCGCCACAAATaacacaattttaaaaataaaaaaattgcctttaagtttttttcaaatctgatGACactggaataaaataataatatgggcatatacaaatttttattaatgaatttttaagaaatatatcattgattattaagtattatttttttattactactCACGTCCTTCGTAGTTAAAATCAGCCAACAAACCATATAATCCCACTAGTGTTTAACAGAGTTATAATAAGCACCTGTTATAGATCAAGCtaaaattgcaatttttagTTTTCTGGGGGTAATTTTATAACCATAGCCACTTTTGATCGTGCAATGTtgttaattgataaatttttctctCTTGTATATGGTGCATATGCGGTTTTAGATTCTGTTATTTATCTAGTAGTGTAGATGACCTCCTTGAATTACAACCATATCCATGATGGTCCCTTAACATAATTTTTCCTCCAAATTTATTGTCCTATCaacattgtttttgttttcttgtacATATAAAAGATGCTACATATGATCTAAGGTTAAAAAAGAACCATCACTTCTATAGGAAAGAAATTAGACTTCTTTGCACATTATCTTCACTAATTTGGTAGTTATAAatacagtatattttttatgcaaTACAGTGTTTGCAACAAAGTTAATGCTTTTGCAAAAATCATGCCACTTGAAATTATGACAAGTAGTACATTCTCCAgtcgatatatttttattctcacAAACGTTTTGGAGGAGTTTTGCTTGGAGGTGGCTTTTACGAATATTTTAAAGCAAATTGATAACAGAAACCATACAATTTACTTTTtgctgaatttttttaatattctgataaatacaaaaacatttacaacattgaaaatatatatgtttaatTGATCGGCCgcagtttttaaattttaaaaaatataattttgcaaCGCAGTGTATTTTAAACAGGAGAAATTATCAGTACTCCCTTTTTATTGTGGAATTAGTCATCCTCAAATGGTAGAAAAATTCCCATTTCttgtaatagaaaaaaagtataatgCAAATGTAATGTTCATCTCTAGTACCTTTCACCATTAAACCATAGTGACAAAAACTATTTTAGGCACTTCCGAGCATCTTTTAATCGACCATTGTACCAATAGTCAACCTCTTCAAACAATActagatttattattttatattacttactatttgttttaataaattaaaatgtacTCCCGCATACTTGTTAACAACTTTTTCCCTATTGGTTAAGGTTTAgagtattaaaaattattattaaaaagaatatgtaatatatgttataaaatatataatgttgTTATGACACatgtttgtgttgattgtataGACGTATAAATAAGCGTATTAAAATGATTTCAATTAGTAGTAgttctatttttcaattttattcccaCCTGACAATTTTACATTGATAACACCTAATCTTAGAGATTAATGTTGTTACTAATTGACATAGACCGTGACGCCAGCTCTTCTGTAATATTTTAATCGAATCTAAAGCTAGGCGGAAGCACTGggtactttttttgtatttctttgaGTGactaattatttgttttagtgattttttatgGAGACACTTTTTAAGAAggcctttttgtttgtttatggcCAATTAGTGATTCCCAAAGAATCTAAAATTCTGGAAACTGAAAAAGTACATGAAACGAGTCTCTTACAGCCGAATTTGATGTCATAGTGAACACATCGGGATAGTAAAAAGAAAACTAGATGgtaaataaattagaagtgTTTAGGGTGTTTCCCCATAACTATTCTGGCTTCATTGTTATCTGTTGTTTCTTTGACACGTTGGTCTGCTTTTTCGTTTCATGGGATGAAGcccaaataattgaaatgaaccAGTACATTTCTCTGAATTTAATACCCAGTTTTTTGTTAAGATCTGCTTTGACCATGTTAATCCTCTATCTAGGTACATACCCAGGTGTTTTGTctcattttcttgttttaacTAAATGTTGTTAAGTGTCACTGGTGGGTATGTGTCTTCGTGTAAAGTAAATGTTCCCTAATTTGACTTATTCACGTTAGAATTGTTTATCCAGATTTGACTTTTATTTAAACTCACTTGTAAATTATTGCAATCATAttgctatttctgttttcatGGTGATTGGCGGATCAGAAGTATAAATTAGATAGAGTACAGAATACTTTCTTATGGTACCCTACAGTTATCTTGTATGTTGacattttacaaagaaatgttCATCCtccaaatataataataataggtaAAAGTGACATGgaagtttatttttgattttatataacaACTCTGTGTCAAACCTTATCAAAAGCTTAGCTGCTATTTTGAAATGCTGCtgagacaaaaaatttttttttcaaagccTTTGTTAATGATTTCTACCACTCTATAGATTGCTCTATCATACGATGTTGCTTACAaaagtcaaatttataattaaaggTCAGTTACTGGACGATATGACGTTGAAGtaacaaaattgtgaaaaaaaaacgatgagGTTGTGGTAGAGATCATTAAGAAGCAATTGAAAACTAAATAATGTAAAAGGGTAAATGGtatagatatataaataaattcaaaatagtATTGTAAGTAGAAGTTTATAGGTATAGATAAACTATAAATTGATGTTTAAACGAACTACCCCAAATGAGaaagaatattaatataaataaaatatagaaatttcagaATAATATAAAAGTTACTTTTATTAGTTTGAGGTTCCCGTATAATTGATTGTAAGTCTGGCAATATGAACGTTTCcaaaaatgatatataattcattttatggaacaaaaaataagagaGCTGtactattttttcacaattgtTTCTATTGTAACTTTCTGAggtttatttagaataaaataaaataccatCGTCGAAAAACTTAAGATAAGACAAGAAATGATAACATAAAAAACGTATCTGAACCAAAAATCATTCTCGATAGAATCAACTCTTAACAAGTACCATAACAAacacattataatattttctgtaaaaacCACTATGAAGAATCCATAGAAAATTAACGTAGCTTTTTTAAACTTAATCTTGaattcaattatacaaaaaatatatacaagacctataaatagaaaaaatacggATTTAGATCTTTTAACTGCGTCTGATTTGACATCATAAACGAGAATAACtacaatcaatataaaatggATGGTTAATACGTAGATAGTTTCTTTCATATAAAAGTATGCGAAAATAGATATCGTCAAAACTCTGGCTAATAAAAATGTGAACCACCAAACAATAGCTATCAACTTTCCGGCAAGATCATCATCCTCTAAACCTTTTACGTTTATAActctagaaatgttgaagtCTGGTTCTGTATAATCAGAGACAAGGCTTTGGCTAGATACAATTCTGTTCGAATCATCAATTATTGGCACTGCGTATGATCCAGATGTATCTGTAAAATAACTATTAGTTAATGCACCATAAATTGTAATTACATGTATTCAATGGTGGATTTACCAGTAGGTTGAGTAGTTTGAGGCCTACagcttcaaattttttcaatttatttacaaaattttaacaaaaaatattactactgaatacactgtttacacaaccacttacgattacactgtctgatgcgcgtttcgataaccacgttatcgtcttcagagactgaaggtaaactatttacttttttactttcagtctctgaagacacaAATTTGGatatcgaaatgcgcgtcagacaatgtaatcatgagtattggtgtaaacagtgtattcagtataagtatcgccaacggttccagaaattccagcttagttaaggagaagaagaagacaagGAGAAGatgagttttgaatttttaagtaatttgCTAAACGCTCTGTTAAACTTGCTTAAAATTAtgtctttcaataatttttttccatgaaaGTAATCAAGGATCTTACACGAAACAATTATAAAgttaaaattgtcaaataagGGATCCAATTGGAGAGGTGTGTAGAAGCTGCCAAAGACGGATAGCCAACAGGTATAAAAACGGTAAATCCGCCACTGCAGTATTGTTTAACATTAATTAACTGAATATATCGACTTCTTAAGTAAAAAAcagcaaatatttttccaaataaggTTAACAATATCCTTCATATGTATAAtgaatgaaactatttttatcaGAATTTTAGAGTCGACTCATTAGAATACTTACATTGTGGTGGTCCATCTACTTCGTCTAGTCCTTcatctaaaattttaatttttgtttgtacatTCTCATCAAAGTCGGTTTCTAAAAGTGTATGTCTGTGATATAGTCCAGAGGTTGTTGgttctaaataaaaatcactACTTCTTCTCCTACTTAATCTAGAATATCTTGGAGGATCTGAATCATGTTCATTAACCAGTTGACTGTTCGTTAGCCTCTCTTCTTCATTTCtgtgaaataaatatgaaaggATACTTGATATGTAAAATTTGGTGCTCATTACACTTCGACAACAGATAAAAACGTCGAaacagttataaaaataaataataaatcaacgaactattttgatatattgaatatacaatACATTAAGAtatctataataatattataaagattaagagtttgtttgtttgtttgtatgAACGCGCTAATCTCAGGAACTGCTGGTTCGAATTGGAAAATTCTTTTTGTGTTCGATAGTTTATTTATCGAGGAAGGCTTTAGGCTATATAACATCACACTGCGACCATTAGGAGCAATGCATCAGTGAAAGATGttgcaaaaactcaaaaattattcatatttgagGGCTTCCGTAACGTGCGTTGGGTAAACATTTAAGTgaccaaaaaaatatgtatgcaAGAATTAACTTTAGTAGTAGTGTCGTCAGGA
It contains:
- the LOC130450023 gene encoding uncharacterized protein LOC130450023 isoform X3, with the protein product MYSLYVFNSSGYCVLASFIIIISNWELWPEFESCSKVNLIWFWTKVLEHLLFPVWSMWRFAERIFWSIEAVRAADERSTKDAVSVITSPRSIELYIFLQSYLHALPQVLLQLYILIRHNNDLNRQTEKAQILSLVLNLVKVSVTTTYYQRFKSQKLTGKQYPWYKQHVANVQASNVVVRRHFVPQSRNEEERLTNSQLVNEHDSDPPRYSRLSRRRSSDFYLEPTTSGLYHRHTLLETDFDENVQTKIKILDEGLDEVDGPPQYTSGSYAVPIIDDSNRIVSSQSLVSDYTEPDFNISRVINVKGLEDDDLAGKLIAIVWWFTFLLARVLTISIFAYFYMKETIYVLTIHFILIVVILVYDVKSDAVKRSKSVFFLFIGLVYIFCIIEFKIKFKKATLIFYGFFIVVFTENIIMCLLWYLLRVDSIENDFWFRYVFYVIISCLILSFSTMVFYFILNKPQKVTIETIVKK
- the LOC130450023 gene encoding uncharacterized protein LOC130450023 isoform X2 yields the protein MGTVKNVPNKKVLLTYELNSKQDALVNYLVPSVCACILYMFLIAADIAVIFSHYKNGDPIWASLTLFILYIPVLASFIIIISNWELWPEFESCSKVNLIWFWTKVLEHLLFPVWSMWRFAERIFWSIEAVRAADERSTKDAVSVITSPRSIELYIFLQSYLHALPQVLLQLYILIRHNNDLNRQTGKQYPWYKQHVANVQASNVVVRRHFVPQSRNEEERLTNSQLVNEHDSDPPRYSRLSRRRSSDFYLEPTTSGLYHRHTLLETDFDENVQTKIKILDEGLDEVDGPPQYTSGSYAVPIIDDSNRIVSSQSLVSDYTEPDFNISRVINVKGLEDDDLAGKLIAIVWWFTFLLARVLTISIFAYFYMKETIYVLTIHFILIVVILVYDVKSDAVKRSKSVFFLFIGLVYIFCIIEFKIKFKKATLIFYGFFIVVFTENIIMCLLWYLLRVDSIENDFWFRYVFYVIISCLILSFSTMVFYFILNKPQKVTIETIVKK
- the LOC130450023 gene encoding uncharacterized protein LOC130450023 isoform X1 — protein: MGTVKNVPNKKVLLTYELNSKQDALVNYLVPSVCACILYMFLIAADIAVIFSHYKNGDPIWASLTLFILYIPVLASFIIIISNWELWPEFESCSKVNLIWFWTKVLEHLLFPVWSMWRFAERIFWSIEAVRAADERSTKDAVSVITSPRSIELYIFLQSYLHALPQVLLQLYILIRHNNDLNRQTEKAQILSLVLNLVKVSVTTTYYQRFKSQKLTGKQYPWYKQHVANVQASNVVVRRHFVPQSRNEEERLTNSQLVNEHDSDPPRYSRLSRRRSSDFYLEPTTSGLYHRHTLLETDFDENVQTKIKILDEGLDEVDGPPQYTSGSYAVPIIDDSNRIVSSQSLVSDYTEPDFNISRVINVKGLEDDDLAGKLIAIVWWFTFLLARVLTISIFAYFYMKETIYVLTIHFILIVVILVYDVKSDAVKRSKSVFFLFIGLVYIFCIIEFKIKFKKATLIFYGFFIVVFTENIIMCLLWYLLRVDSIENDFWFRYVFYVIISCLILSFSTMVFYFILNKPQKVTIETIVKK